A stretch of Myxococcus virescens DNA encodes these proteins:
- a CDS encoding DUF2397 domain-containing protein yields MSSQTHSAEEDRLHATPAGAEARVVVSYLVAPEAEQYIPIMEVLESSITDLTPHEVGVHLAASGIQLEESVIEARLTQLQEWGAASAHVDTSRIFRFADLLAKNWRYTATPTGRHVQRFYRTALAGTRTVREIPLKSLARVVDAAETLAGTRTPEPIPIAELIQRLFVSHDDLDAALVGAEDSLAGLVDRFDLNKASAAELKTLLVSYATHVAAELERGAARAYQALEILRPQFAELATSAVWASDARDLIERGALVASRGGRQEDWDGLLAWFDPVTGRSARFALRLVRALPGMHVNLRRLHSSSGTATSRSRALALAKACMHPTLGPAVLLAALGDHSWRKLHGEAEDFEPARTRPWREGPRIEVPELLRITGRAGARGRPPADRDDTSARDAVAEKRRRRATEHAEAVQEVLHAAPGAQLSERAARVALASLTAAARGRAINGRRTAIRDGLACTLFYLGSETGALRAPTWRVLTPGRVPVFHLPGTLPQVPQGRMAPEPDDSAATLEAGGEK; encoded by the coding sequence ATGAGCAGCCAGACACACTCCGCCGAAGAGGACCGCCTCCACGCGACACCCGCCGGAGCTGAGGCCCGCGTCGTCGTGTCCTACCTCGTCGCCCCAGAGGCAGAGCAGTACATCCCCATCATGGAGGTATTGGAATCCTCCATCACGGACCTGACGCCGCATGAGGTCGGCGTTCACCTGGCTGCAAGCGGCATCCAGTTGGAAGAGTCCGTCATCGAGGCGCGACTGACCCAACTTCAGGAGTGGGGGGCCGCATCCGCCCATGTGGATACCTCGCGCATATTCCGCTTCGCGGATCTGCTAGCGAAGAACTGGCGCTACACGGCGACCCCCACGGGTCGACACGTCCAGCGGTTCTACCGCACGGCACTGGCGGGCACCCGGACCGTACGGGAAATTCCCCTGAAGAGCCTCGCCAGGGTCGTCGACGCGGCAGAGACGCTCGCCGGGACGAGAACACCAGAGCCCATACCCATCGCCGAGCTCATCCAGCGGCTGTTCGTCAGCCATGACGACCTCGACGCAGCCCTGGTGGGCGCCGAGGATAGCCTCGCGGGCCTCGTGGACCGCTTCGACCTGAACAAAGCGTCCGCAGCCGAGCTTAAGACGCTGCTTGTCAGTTACGCCACGCATGTGGCGGCGGAGCTGGAGCGCGGCGCGGCTCGCGCGTACCAGGCGCTGGAGATACTACGGCCCCAATTCGCCGAGCTCGCCACGAGCGCCGTGTGGGCGTCGGATGCGCGTGACCTCATCGAGCGCGGTGCCCTCGTTGCATCCCGAGGGGGCCGGCAAGAGGACTGGGATGGGCTGCTGGCCTGGTTCGATCCAGTAACTGGCCGCTCGGCCCGGTTCGCGTTGCGCCTGGTCCGGGCTCTGCCCGGGATGCACGTCAACCTCCGCCGACTGCACAGCTCCTCAGGCACCGCTACTAGCCGGAGCCGCGCCCTTGCGCTGGCGAAGGCATGTATGCACCCAACTCTTGGCCCGGCGGTGCTGCTCGCTGCACTTGGTGACCACTCCTGGCGAAAGCTCCACGGCGAGGCCGAAGACTTCGAACCCGCCCGCACCCGCCCCTGGCGTGAAGGCCCCCGAATCGAAGTGCCGGAGCTACTCCGCATCACCGGTCGCGCTGGCGCGCGTGGCCGCCCTCCCGCCGATCGTGACGACACCTCCGCCCGCGACGCCGTCGCCGAGAAGCGCAGGCGCCGGGCAACGGAACATGCCGAGGCGGTCCAGGAGGTGCTGCACGCCGCCCCTGGCGCCCAGCTGTCGGAACGGGCGGCGCGGGTAGCCCTGGCGTCGCTTACTGCCGCAGCGCGTGGCCGCGCCATCAACGGGCGACGCACGGCTATCCGCGATGGGCTGGCCTGCACACTGTTCTACCTGGGCTCCGAAACGGGAGCGCTCCGTGCACCCACCTGGCGGGTGCTGACACCTGGCCGCGTCCCTGTGTTCCACCTCCCCGGCACCCTACCCCAGGTGCCTCAGGGCCGAATGGCTCCAGAGCCGGACGACTCGGCCGCGACTCTTGAAGCAGGCGGTGAGAAATGA
- a CDS encoding UvrD-helicase domain-containing protein: MPSVELVVSKELFLQLPRLPHKVQRKVYELIENFEQDSRSAARHLEPIRDFKDKRARTARVGDDYRAIIIAPDAGNRFMLVYVDHHDEAMRWARNKVFDVHPVVGSLQVVDVVAAAAAVEQLPVGREPGAFDTLKDDQLVALGIPEVLLPSVRRVRDESSLRKLAPHLPEEAAEALTWLLHGDSFEDVQYSVGRPARKVDVEDLGAALEEPSTQRRFVQVRSAVALEELLSRDVEAWRVFLHPDQRKLVSHSFNGPVRVLGGPGTGKTVVALHRARYLAEQVWTEPHHRILFTSFSQNLARDLRRNLRKLCNGNDPPRIEVTHLHAWAAGWLRERGVKLQIAQDEQVREAWAEATGVTGLSRFTLAFILQEWEQVVQAQDIQSEAAYLRASRRGRGGTPLKKEDRQFLWSVFSSYREALQSRQLHEFVDVVRLARKRLVEECAFPYQAVVVDETQDLGLEELKLLRALAPSGPNDLFLVGDAHQRLYAPPVRLSSAGIDIRGRGRTLKINYRTTHEIRGYAVRLFGDERRDDLDGGEESLKGYSSVLSGPEPKEAWFADPSSELQAVVQHLRTLLKDAPAESIGLLVRTRELARQYETKLKDAGLSVVVVHEKSELDEGPGIRVCTLHRAKGLEFHHVLLCGLGDERFPMPVRPELLDDELAVEEHEARERNLLFVGATRARETLWLSGWGRRSSP, from the coding sequence ATGCCGTCCGTGGAACTGGTGGTCAGCAAGGAGCTGTTCCTGCAGCTGCCCAGGCTGCCGCACAAAGTGCAGCGCAAGGTCTACGAGCTGATAGAGAACTTCGAGCAGGACTCGCGCTCGGCGGCCCGTCACCTGGAGCCTATCCGCGACTTCAAGGACAAGAGGGCGCGAACCGCGCGAGTCGGTGATGACTACCGGGCCATCATCATTGCCCCGGATGCCGGAAACCGCTTCATGCTGGTGTATGTGGACCACCACGACGAGGCCATGCGCTGGGCGCGCAACAAGGTCTTCGATGTGCACCCCGTGGTGGGCTCGCTGCAGGTAGTGGATGTGGTGGCCGCGGCAGCAGCGGTCGAGCAGCTCCCCGTGGGGCGGGAGCCGGGTGCCTTCGACACGCTGAAGGACGACCAGCTCGTGGCCTTGGGGATTCCGGAGGTACTGCTGCCCTCGGTGCGGAGGGTTCGTGACGAGTCCTCATTGAGGAAGCTCGCGCCGCACCTGCCCGAGGAAGCCGCCGAGGCGCTGACCTGGCTGCTTCATGGTGACTCATTCGAGGACGTCCAGTACTCAGTGGGGAGGCCAGCGCGCAAGGTTGACGTCGAGGATCTCGGGGCTGCGCTGGAAGAGCCGAGCACCCAGAGGCGGTTCGTCCAGGTCCGCTCCGCAGTGGCTCTCGAGGAGCTCCTGTCCAGGGATGTCGAGGCCTGGCGCGTCTTCCTCCATCCCGACCAGCGCAAGCTCGTGTCCCACTCCTTCAACGGGCCCGTGCGGGTGCTGGGAGGTCCAGGCACGGGAAAGACGGTGGTGGCGCTGCACCGGGCCAGATACCTGGCGGAGCAGGTGTGGACGGAGCCGCATCACCGCATCCTCTTCACCTCCTTCTCGCAGAACCTGGCCCGCGATCTCCGGCGCAACCTCCGCAAGCTGTGCAACGGCAACGATCCGCCGCGCATCGAGGTGACGCACCTACACGCCTGGGCCGCCGGCTGGCTGCGCGAGCGGGGCGTGAAGCTGCAGATCGCCCAGGACGAGCAGGTGCGAGAAGCATGGGCGGAGGCCACAGGTGTCACGGGGCTGTCGCGCTTCACCCTGGCCTTCATCCTGCAGGAGTGGGAGCAGGTCGTCCAGGCACAGGACATCCAGAGTGAGGCGGCGTATCTCCGAGCTAGCCGTCGCGGCCGCGGAGGCACACCGCTCAAGAAGGAGGATCGCCAGTTCCTATGGTCCGTTTTCTCCAGCTACCGTGAAGCGCTCCAATCGAGGCAGCTCCACGAGTTCGTGGATGTCGTCCGGCTGGCCAGGAAGCGGCTCGTGGAGGAATGCGCCTTTCCGTACCAAGCGGTTGTGGTGGATGAGACCCAGGATCTCGGACTGGAGGAGCTCAAGCTCCTGCGGGCCTTGGCGCCCTCGGGTCCCAATGATCTCTTCCTGGTAGGAGATGCACACCAGCGGCTTTATGCGCCACCGGTACGCCTGTCCTCGGCCGGCATTGATATACGCGGGCGAGGAAGGACGCTGAAGATCAACTACCGCACCACGCACGAGATCCGCGGCTATGCGGTGCGGCTCTTTGGAGACGAGCGGCGGGACGATCTGGATGGTGGCGAGGAGAGCCTGAAGGGCTACAGCTCGGTGCTCTCAGGACCGGAGCCGAAGGAGGCCTGGTTCGCGGACCCATCCTCAGAGCTACAGGCTGTGGTGCAGCACCTGCGCACGCTCTTGAAGGACGCTCCGGCGGAGTCGATCGGTCTCCTGGTCCGGACACGGGAGCTTGCCCGCCAGTATGAGACGAAGCTCAAGGACGCGGGGCTCTCCGTGGTTGTGGTGCACGAAAAATCCGAGCTCGATGAGGGACCGGGTATCCGGGTGTGTACCTTGCACCGAGCCAAGGGCCTTGAGTTCCACCACGTTCTGCTCTGTGGTCTCGGCGACGAGCGCTTCCCCATGCCGGTGAGGCCGGAGCTCCTGGACGATGAACTCGCGGTCGAGGAGCACGAAGCCCGTGAGAGGAACCTGCTGTTCGTCGGAGCCACGCGGGCGCGTGAGACCCTCTGGCTGAGTGGGTGGGGCAGGCGCTCCTCCCCTTGA
- a CDS encoding SbcC/MukB-like Walker B domain-containing protein, protein MSNPRANIELALMDPPAPQAGSAERFEKRWRLVGAGLSNVWRFGDLELPAASGRLLLRGQNGTGKTTALEALWPYLLDLNAARLAAGKARSTSLSSLMREGASGKRRHGHAWFTVSGPGEGTWSFGVRLQYSEGASPPVKVLPFAVPGRPLHELKLHGAGRTPLTTEQFQEALTQLGGQVFERPQDYVAHLATRLFTTPNASELETLGGRLRQIRNPSLLGEVSPQGAADALRESLPGVSEDVIIATAEALAESDATREAFTRDKEAAELLEKFRDDWSAHAAGVVSNSHASAKAAALNVRERQKAVDVRAAELKAAQATIVEARKNHEDLVAEVTRLDAELAGLRNLPAYKEAGRLGDLQKTYNAQLHAATAKAAVMCETARSAKERGESLRRELDNIIEDLDDCMRQVTEVDPSAGPPGLLLWCTTQPRAHLRAGEVSADPGPELVLHGTPKGMHDTALAWRQRADEHAHRAEAAALTLVDHKQVEAIEARSVKAAQAEKEATVRADSESARARRAEGTATDEAGKLLAALSSWFQLNHQLTQRGEGAEDAWTSRDVTDLAGAEPGQVLARADAWAAMALVRAASQAANLRNRSEQARQTAQMLREEAGHLQAEAAELRAGGRLALPRPGWAGPGDDGIALGAALDWQSTFDGARDRDLLEAALAASGLLGASLGETGASTHLWCVDAHGPVVSSNLSEALTVDAEHSLASTATAVLARIRLAPSALDVPSDEDTPGLIVGRDGTFRTGGLSGRVPGAIDPALLPTASHVGARQRLNAALQRAEQLTERASKLEQEAKEHDAEAVRLSKEAEDVAARGRSFPSRGTLQNAEASRAEAARAAREAQDAAEAARTQADQRRAEAQRAQAEWVDRTRARGLPIELPQLMKMRDQGSTTAEQLRRAARALAERLAIRLERVRVEHDRLETTRTLEQVEAEARAARQIAMETETELRVIHETSGAEIADVLARYDAAEKLAKEKKAAVEPASSAQITAERAEAAARERLKTAQGELEAAKPMEAEQLRALRTLLEVPGVADAVLEGDPPADVFQLLAQLEARLASKKTITRKTLRERADEARARLAGIWSIDPGEDHGELITYSLSHRDSLFTPPQAAAHATSLRQQAEKALAIAEEKALREFVIGRLPGAISTAWTRLHDWLVEVNGKMRSAAASSGVGVQVRMPLRDDLPPASRTVYELSCKVSDAQRSSEQQKQLREALQALLAAAPGDTMQSRVAAAIDVREWVEVHYEVTRPGGKTQRWSSRTGLSGGERRLVVLAPMLAAVAAAYDRFGEKALRLVALDEVPAEVDENGREGLARYIAELDLDLVCTSYLWDGCPGAWDGIDAYDLEAAPDSTVVAFPMLIRGLLPLPEVPPPPVHEGSRESGVPGEVR, encoded by the coding sequence GTGAGTAACCCCCGCGCCAATATCGAGCTGGCCTTGATGGACCCACCCGCGCCCCAGGCCGGCTCGGCCGAGCGATTCGAGAAGCGTTGGCGGCTGGTCGGTGCGGGCCTGAGTAACGTATGGCGGTTCGGCGACTTGGAACTGCCGGCGGCGAGCGGACGGCTTTTGCTCCGGGGGCAGAATGGAACGGGCAAGACAACCGCGCTGGAGGCACTGTGGCCTTACCTGCTGGACCTGAATGCTGCCCGACTGGCAGCGGGCAAGGCCCGGTCGACCAGCTTGTCTTCGCTGATGAGAGAGGGCGCCTCTGGCAAACGGCGCCATGGCCATGCGTGGTTCACCGTGAGTGGTCCTGGTGAGGGGACCTGGTCCTTCGGCGTGCGGCTCCAGTACTCAGAAGGCGCGTCGCCGCCGGTCAAGGTCCTCCCGTTCGCAGTGCCAGGACGGCCCCTGCATGAGCTGAAGCTCCATGGGGCCGGACGCACGCCGCTGACCACGGAGCAGTTCCAGGAAGCGCTCACTCAGCTGGGGGGGCAGGTCTTCGAAAGGCCGCAGGACTACGTCGCTCATCTTGCGACCCGCCTTTTCACCACGCCAAACGCCAGCGAGTTGGAGACGCTGGGCGGACGGTTGCGGCAGATCCGAAATCCCTCCTTGCTCGGGGAGGTCTCTCCTCAGGGGGCTGCCGATGCGCTGCGGGAGTCGCTGCCAGGAGTCTCCGAGGATGTCATCATCGCCACGGCGGAAGCGCTCGCCGAGTCCGATGCCACCCGCGAAGCCTTCACGCGCGACAAGGAGGCCGCTGAGCTCCTGGAGAAGTTTCGAGACGACTGGTCTGCCCATGCCGCAGGGGTTGTCAGCAACTCGCACGCGAGCGCGAAGGCCGCGGCCCTCAATGTGCGCGAACGCCAGAAGGCTGTCGACGTCCGCGCCGCGGAGTTGAAAGCCGCGCAGGCAACTATCGTGGAGGCCAGAAAGAACCATGAAGACCTCGTCGCCGAGGTAACGAGGCTCGACGCCGAGCTCGCGGGTCTCCGGAATCTCCCGGCCTACAAGGAGGCCGGGCGACTTGGTGACCTGCAGAAGACCTACAACGCCCAACTGCATGCGGCGACCGCCAAGGCGGCGGTCATGTGCGAGACCGCTCGATCGGCGAAGGAGCGGGGAGAATCGCTGCGCCGCGAGCTCGACAACATCATCGAAGACCTCGACGATTGCATGCGCCAGGTGACGGAAGTGGACCCGTCGGCCGGCCCCCCCGGGTTGTTACTCTGGTGTACCACGCAGCCCCGCGCCCACCTCCGCGCAGGAGAAGTCAGCGCAGATCCTGGCCCTGAGCTGGTCCTTCACGGGACGCCCAAGGGGATGCACGACACGGCCCTGGCTTGGAGACAGCGCGCAGATGAGCACGCGCACCGTGCGGAGGCCGCTGCGCTCACGCTTGTCGACCACAAGCAAGTGGAGGCCATCGAGGCGCGTTCCGTCAAGGCAGCGCAGGCGGAGAAGGAAGCGACGGTCAGGGCCGACAGCGAGTCTGCCCGCGCGCGGCGGGCCGAGGGCACTGCAACGGACGAGGCGGGGAAACTCCTTGCGGCACTCTCATCATGGTTCCAGCTCAACCACCAACTCACCCAGCGAGGTGAAGGCGCCGAGGACGCGTGGACATCGAGGGACGTCACCGATTTGGCCGGGGCTGAGCCAGGCCAAGTGCTGGCCCGCGCGGACGCCTGGGCGGCCATGGCGCTGGTACGCGCTGCGAGCCAGGCCGCCAACCTGAGAAACCGTTCGGAACAGGCTCGGCAGACGGCCCAGATGCTCCGCGAAGAGGCGGGGCACCTCCAGGCCGAGGCGGCGGAGCTCCGGGCCGGTGGGCGACTGGCACTCCCCCGGCCTGGGTGGGCGGGCCCTGGTGACGATGGTATCGCGCTCGGCGCCGCACTCGATTGGCAATCGACGTTTGACGGCGCTCGCGACCGGGACCTCCTGGAGGCGGCACTCGCCGCGTCGGGATTACTGGGGGCGAGCCTGGGTGAGACCGGCGCGTCCACCCACTTATGGTGTGTGGATGCCCATGGCCCTGTGGTCAGTTCCAACCTTTCCGAAGCGCTCACGGTTGATGCCGAGCACTCCCTGGCATCGACTGCGACTGCAGTCCTGGCCCGCATCCGGCTTGCACCCAGCGCGCTCGATGTACCCTCCGATGAGGACACACCGGGTTTGATCGTCGGGAGGGATGGCACGTTCCGGACGGGGGGCCTGTCTGGCCGTGTCCCAGGGGCTATCGATCCTGCCCTGCTGCCGACCGCCTCTCATGTGGGAGCACGGCAGCGGCTCAACGCCGCGCTGCAGCGTGCCGAGCAACTCACCGAGCGCGCCAGCAAGCTGGAACAGGAGGCGAAGGAGCACGACGCCGAGGCAGTACGCTTGAGCAAGGAGGCCGAGGACGTCGCCGCACGCGGCCGCTCCTTTCCGTCTCGGGGAACACTTCAAAACGCGGAGGCATCGCGGGCCGAGGCGGCGCGCGCTGCTCGGGAAGCCCAGGATGCCGCTGAGGCCGCACGGACCCAAGCCGATCAGCGTCGGGCCGAAGCCCAACGCGCCCAGGCGGAATGGGTGGACCGCACACGCGCCCGAGGGCTGCCCATCGAGCTCCCTCAACTGATGAAGATGCGCGACCAGGGGAGCACCACTGCCGAGCAACTTCGGAGGGCAGCCAGGGCGCTTGCGGAGAGGCTTGCCATCCGGCTCGAACGAGTGCGTGTGGAACACGACCGACTGGAGACTACACGGACGCTGGAGCAAGTCGAAGCTGAGGCACGCGCTGCTCGCCAGATCGCCATGGAGACCGAGACCGAGCTGCGCGTCATCCATGAAACCTCTGGAGCAGAGATCGCCGACGTCCTCGCCCGGTATGATGCCGCCGAGAAGCTCGCCAAGGAGAAGAAGGCCGCAGTCGAGCCCGCCAGCAGTGCGCAGATTACCGCCGAGAGGGCCGAAGCCGCCGCGAGAGAGCGGCTTAAGACGGCGCAGGGAGAGCTTGAGGCGGCGAAACCCATGGAGGCGGAGCAACTGCGAGCGCTGCGAACCCTCCTGGAAGTGCCCGGAGTCGCGGACGCGGTCCTCGAGGGTGATCCACCTGCGGATGTCTTCCAACTGCTCGCCCAGCTTGAGGCAAGGCTCGCTAGCAAGAAGACGATTACCCGGAAGACGCTGCGGGAGCGAGCGGACGAGGCCCGCGCCAGACTCGCCGGTATCTGGTCTATCGACCCGGGCGAGGATCACGGTGAGCTCATCACGTACTCGCTCTCGCATCGAGATTCCCTCTTCACTCCACCCCAGGCCGCCGCCCATGCAACCAGCTTGAGGCAGCAAGCCGAAAAGGCGCTGGCTATCGCCGAGGAGAAGGCGCTGCGGGAGTTCGTCATCGGACGACTGCCTGGAGCCATCAGCACCGCATGGACACGGCTGCACGACTGGCTCGTGGAGGTGAACGGGAAGATGCGTTCGGCGGCCGCATCGTCGGGGGTCGGTGTGCAGGTACGCATGCCTCTGCGGGACGACCTCCCGCCCGCGTCCAGGACCGTTTACGAGCTGTCCTGCAAGGTGTCCGACGCGCAGCGATCCTCGGAGCAGCAGAAGCAGCTCCGCGAGGCGCTACAGGCGCTCCTGGCTGCAGCACCAGGAGATACCATGCAGTCACGCGTGGCCGCCGCCATTGATGTCCGCGAGTGGGTGGAGGTCCACTACGAGGTGACGCGGCCTGGGGGCAAGACCCAGCGGTGGAGTTCCAGAACGGGCCTCTCAGGAGGGGAGCGACGGCTGGTCGTGCTGGCCCCGATGCTGGCCGCCGTGGCTGCCGCATATGATCGCTTTGGTGAGAAGGCGCTGAGGCTGGTCGCGTTGGATGAGGTGCCCGCGGAGGTGGATGAGAACGGGCGGGAGGGTCTGGCTCGCTACATTGCCGAACTGGACCTGGACCTGGTCTGCACGAGCTACCTATGGGACGGCTGTCCCGGAGCGTGGGATGGAATCGATGCCTATGACCTGGAAGCGGCTCCGGACAGCACCGTGGTGGCTTTCCCAATGCTCATCCGCGGCCTGCTCCCACTCCCAGAGGTTCCGCCGCCGCCCGTGCACGAGGGCTCGCGCGAAAGCGGAGTTCCCGGAGAAGTCCGATGA
- a CDS encoding DUF2399 domain-containing protein, producing the protein MSIACPLCDGACAGADLGPLLHPRLVWLWEQLGDAADRRGDGELARGSLTIRAPEPAEERAAAGGLLGEHVLKAHQSRRIDLDQLTQKLRVRGPRLTPGAVAAHALRRPLAERARSSAEREAREQRLQVILANRLRTLPERTLARPEPDTIWRALRRTGWIARLLSSQDPEYLLHTALSVLEALPSPGIRADRRRLASDTTGDPHALDDGTTLGGLVLALLVAAGNVQTRQRPRAAWAEAGVYCDDVTGGFIAVGILPVGWTVPPGTALTLPPRVLNTCQWPAPDAGGSWVFVTENPSVASAAADLSAEYPRVRLLCTSGTPSDREIASVARLAVSGWRVAVRADFDEAGLSHVTALLQGVPEAVPWRMGADDYLESLETFQGRTGNRNVERVPDCAWDSRLADAIRRKSTAAFEESLLPRLLEDLRRGTPDRR; encoded by the coding sequence ATGAGTATCGCGTGTCCGTTGTGTGACGGGGCATGCGCTGGCGCGGATCTCGGCCCTCTGCTCCACCCGAGACTCGTCTGGCTATGGGAACAGCTTGGCGATGCCGCGGACCGCCGGGGCGACGGGGAACTTGCGCGGGGGTCACTCACGATTCGAGCTCCCGAACCGGCGGAGGAGCGCGCGGCGGCGGGGGGCCTGCTCGGCGAGCATGTGCTGAAGGCGCACCAGTCCCGCCGCATCGACTTGGACCAACTCACGCAGAAGCTGCGCGTGCGCGGGCCGCGACTCACGCCCGGCGCCGTTGCCGCCCATGCCCTGCGCCGGCCACTGGCGGAGCGGGCCCGGAGCAGTGCCGAGCGTGAGGCTAGGGAGCAGCGGCTTCAGGTGATCCTGGCGAACAGACTTAGGACGTTGCCGGAGCGAACCCTCGCCCGTCCGGAGCCCGATACGATATGGCGCGCACTGCGGCGCACGGGATGGATTGCGCGGCTCCTCTCCTCCCAGGACCCTGAGTACTTGTTGCACACCGCATTGTCGGTCCTGGAGGCACTTCCCTCCCCGGGCATACGTGCGGACCGGCGACGCCTTGCCTCTGATACAACTGGGGACCCGCATGCACTTGATGACGGCACGACCCTAGGTGGCTTGGTCCTTGCCCTGCTCGTCGCGGCAGGCAATGTCCAGACCCGGCAACGTCCTCGCGCGGCCTGGGCAGAGGCTGGTGTGTATTGCGATGATGTCACCGGAGGCTTCATCGCTGTTGGCATTCTTCCCGTCGGCTGGACGGTGCCCCCGGGTACAGCGTTGACCCTACCTCCGCGCGTCCTGAATACCTGTCAGTGGCCCGCTCCTGACGCCGGCGGCTCCTGGGTCTTCGTTACCGAGAACCCATCTGTCGCGTCCGCGGCAGCGGACCTCTCAGCCGAGTACCCCCGCGTGCGCCTGCTCTGTACCTCCGGGACGCCATCTGACCGAGAAATTGCCTCTGTGGCGCGGCTCGCAGTTTCGGGCTGGCGGGTGGCCGTGCGTGCCGATTTCGACGAGGCGGGCCTGAGCCACGTCACCGCTTTGCTCCAGGGTGTCCCGGAGGCAGTGCCGTGGAGGATGGGGGCTGATGACTATCTTGAAAGCCTAGAGACCTTCCAGGGGCGAACCGGGAACCGCAACGTGGAAAGGGTGCCTGATTGCGCCTGGGACTCACGGCTAGCCGACGCAATAAGGAGAAAAAGCACAGCTGCTTTCGAAGAGTCGCTGCTCCCACGCCTGCTCGAAGACCTTCGCCGTGGAACGCCGGATCGTAGGTAG
- a CDS encoding TIGR02678 family protein, which translates to MDNPDEHMPPGNSPDTEATGGTRSGRKRWTPEAGEEAAMVLRRLAVQPWLVTGRDDEVIAMVRRNLSAVRDALSRLGWVLVVERDLVRLRKSPPVRRDAWAANGSKPLEASWFFLLVAAAESMTPRVGLAQLVAGARAAAAEATLPVTNDMLERRAMVKALRMLDERGVVEQVDGEVDGFIEDENAPVLLAIHHSRLAHVISNFGTLDPSENPAAWLEQVEREPDPARRMRRRLIDDTLVHVVDLDEAEADWLSRRVRGDDGAPLAQAFGLSLERRTEGAALVVPDDAFRHPRELGPRHFPSAGTVPHAALLLCEYAATAGLLGSDADGPGIGWRGLAQTDVIGHLTALAAEHPDGKAGWRRELAENPPLLAEEVRGLLVELDLLRVRTRGDGSRTWWFSPATGRWASPTQAMPAGPSTDVGPRPQRPGRAPASSETLPFDFALTPPGAPRE; encoded by the coding sequence GTGGACAACCCGGACGAGCACATGCCCCCCGGCAATTCCCCGGACACCGAGGCCACCGGAGGCACACGGAGTGGCCGGAAGCGCTGGACCCCCGAGGCAGGCGAGGAAGCAGCGATGGTGCTCAGACGCCTCGCGGTGCAGCCTTGGCTAGTGACGGGCCGCGATGACGAGGTCATCGCCATGGTGCGCCGCAATCTATCCGCCGTGCGTGATGCGCTGTCTCGCCTTGGCTGGGTCCTGGTCGTCGAGCGGGACCTGGTGAGGTTGCGCAAGTCACCGCCCGTGCGCCGCGACGCCTGGGCGGCGAATGGATCGAAGCCGCTCGAGGCCTCGTGGTTCTTCTTGCTCGTGGCCGCGGCGGAGTCGATGACACCGCGGGTTGGGCTGGCGCAGCTCGTCGCCGGCGCCAGGGCTGCGGCCGCTGAAGCCACCCTGCCTGTCACCAACGACATGCTGGAGCGCCGAGCCATGGTCAAGGCGTTGCGCATGCTCGACGAGCGTGGCGTCGTGGAGCAGGTTGACGGCGAAGTCGATGGCTTTATTGAGGACGAGAACGCGCCGGTGCTCCTGGCAATCCATCACTCCCGGCTCGCCCACGTCATCTCCAACTTCGGGACGCTTGACCCTTCCGAGAATCCGGCGGCGTGGTTGGAGCAGGTGGAGCGCGAGCCCGACCCGGCGCGCCGCATGCGTCGCCGCCTCATCGACGACACCCTCGTACATGTGGTCGACCTTGATGAAGCAGAGGCGGATTGGCTTTCTCGCCGAGTTCGTGGCGATGACGGTGCGCCTCTGGCACAGGCATTCGGCTTGAGCCTGGAGCGCCGCACCGAGGGCGCCGCCCTGGTGGTACCAGATGACGCGTTCCGCCACCCTCGCGAGCTTGGTCCGCGCCACTTCCCCTCCGCGGGCACGGTGCCTCATGCCGCGCTCCTGCTCTGTGAGTACGCGGCAACTGCCGGTCTACTCGGCTCGGATGCGGATGGCCCGGGAATCGGCTGGCGCGGTTTGGCGCAAACGGATGTCATCGGTCACCTCACGGCACTGGCCGCTGAACACCCTGATGGAAAAGCCGGCTGGCGGCGCGAGCTTGCCGAGAATCCACCACTGCTCGCCGAAGAAGTGCGCGGGCTGCTCGTCGAGCTCGACCTGCTCCGCGTCCGAACCCGGGGCGATGGGTCGCGGACCTGGTGGTTCTCCCCCGCGACCGGGCGCTGGGCCTCCCCAACCCAGGCCATGCCGGCGGGCCCAAGCACGGACGTGGGTCCCAGGCCACAACGGCCGGGCCGAGCCCCCGCGAGCTCCGAGACACTCCCCTTCGACTTCGCCCTCACTCCACCTGGAGCCCCGCGTGAGTAA
- a CDS encoding integration host factor subunit alpha, with protein sequence MTKADIIEGVYEKVGFSKKESAEIVELVFDTLKETLERGDKIKISGFGNFQVRQKKARVGRNPQTGKEIEISARRVLTFRPSQVLKSALNGEAPPEDHAEIDAREEAAADAAEARGEDFDEEGMEDMEG encoded by the coding sequence ATGACGAAGGCGGACATCATCGAGGGTGTCTACGAGAAGGTCGGCTTCTCGAAGAAGGAGTCGGCCGAAATCGTGGAGCTCGTGTTCGACACGCTCAAGGAGACCCTGGAGCGCGGGGACAAGATCAAGATCTCCGGGTTCGGCAACTTCCAGGTGCGCCAGAAGAAGGCGCGCGTGGGCCGCAACCCGCAGACGGGCAAGGAGATCGAGATCTCGGCGCGCCGGGTGCTGACCTTTCGGCCGAGCCAGGTGCTGAAGAGCGCCCTGAACGGTGAGGCGCCGCCCGAGGATCACGCGGAGATCGACGCCCGGGAGGAGGCCGCCGCCGACGCGGCCGAGGCCCGTGGCGAGGACTTCGACGAAGAGGGAATGGAGGACATGGAAGGGTGA